The window TGGTCCTGCACCGGGGCGGCCAACCAGAAGTGGCATCTGCAGTAGGGCGGGCACGTCCCGCCCTCCAGGGGGGCGGGACGTGATCGGTCGTACGAGCGCGGGGGCGGGTGGACCGCGCCGCGCCGCCGCGCGACGGCGGGCGGCGGGGCTGCTCGGTGGCGTTTGCGGGCTGTTGCTGCTCAGCGGCTGCGCGGCCGTCGATCTGCCGCTCGCCGGGGTCGGGCTCGGGTCGGACGGGGTGCCGTACGCCCTGGTCCGGCCCTGCGGCGACGACGGGTACCAGGGGCCGCACCTCGACGGGCGAGCGCGCGGGGCCGGTGACGGCCCCGCCACCACCGGCTGGGACGCGCGGGCGGAGGGACTGCACGGGGACGCCCGCTTCCCGCTCTTCACCCCGCCCGGCAGCTGGCACGCCCGGCACCGGGGGAAGCAGGAGCTGCTGCCCCGGCACACGTACGTCCTCGGGTTCGGGCACTACGTCACCGGCGACTCCTACAACGGCATCGTGGAGTTCACCGCCGAACGGATCGGGCGGCTGCGGCCGGGCCAGGTCTGGGCGGACGGCCGGCCGATGAGCCGCGACGCGTTCGAGAGGCTCGCCGAGGACTCCTGCTGAGCGGCGTCCGCCCGATCACTGGGGGACGATTGGGGGAGACCGGCGGCCCCGCCGGACGTCTCACCGAGGGAGCGGGACCATGCGCGAGTTCCTGGTCGAGATCACCACGTCGGTACCCGAGGGCACCAGTGAGGAAGAGGTCGCCCAGCGGCGCGCCGCCGAAGCCGTCCGGGCCCGGGAACTGGCCGCCGCCGGTCATCTGGCGCGGCTGTGGCGCCCGGTCGGCGAGGCACGCAGCATCGGCATCTGGCGCGCCGAGGACGGCGAGGAACTCGAGTCGAAGGTCCTGGGCACCCTTCCGCTGCGCCCCTGGATGACGTTCCGGGTCACCCCGCTGGAACCCCACCCGAACGACCCCGGCCCGTCCTGACCCGTCCGTGTGCCCGTCCGTCCTGGAGTCCCGTATGACCACACCGCAGGATCTGTTCCTCGTCAGCCTGGACGTCCCGGGCGAGCGTCCCGTCGAGCAGGGCGACCTGTCGCTGGCGCTCGCGGGCGCCGAGCTGATCGACCTGCTCGGCACCCGCGCGCTGACCCTGGACGGCGAGCGCATCGTGCCCGGCGCGCCGCTGGCCACCGGCGAGCGGCTGCTGGACGAGGCGCAGTCGGCGCTCGTCCGGCAGGAGCCGTACGAAAAGGTCGAGGACTGGCTGTGGCGGCGCGGCGAGGGACTGGCCGTGGCCTACGGCGACGCTCTGGAGTCCGCGGGGCAGCTGTCCGGGAAGCGCCGGCACTGGCTGTCGTTGCGGAGCGCGGACGAGCTGCACGCCGACACCCCGGCGCGGCGGCATGCGGCCGACCGCTGGTGGTCCCACGAACCCGTCCTG of the Streptomyces sp. 1222.5 genome contains:
- a CDS encoding GPP34 family phosphoprotein; the protein is MTTPQDLFLVSLDVPGERPVEQGDLSLALAGAELIDLLGTRALTLDGERIVPGAPLATGERLLDEAQSALVRQEPYEKVEDWLWRRGEGLAVAYGDALESAGQLSGKRRHWLSLRSADELHADTPARRHAADRWWSHEPVLTGLAATLRIQTDRPAEEEPDDESVVTVLLAVGDAVTELEAVRERRRIENVAFDNIWRAP
- a CDS encoding muconolactone Delta-isomerase family protein, whose product is MREFLVEITTSVPEGTSEEEVAQRRAAEAVRARELAAAGHLARLWRPVGEARSIGIWRAEDGEELESKVLGTLPLRPWMTFRVTPLEPHPNDPGPS